In Polaribacter sp. L3A8, a genomic segment contains:
- a CDS encoding lipopolysaccharide assembly protein LapA domain-containing protein, whose protein sequence is MKLKNILSLIFIILIVVFSIQNAEATDVNFLFWKVSISRVLVILGSFSIGILVGVLMSIKFKNDRTNSY, encoded by the coding sequence ATGAAGTTAAAAAATATTTTATCCCTTATTTTTATAATTCTTATAGTTGTTTTTTCTATACAAAATGCAGAAGCCACAGACGTCAATTTTTTATTTTGGAAAGTATCAATTTCTAGAGTATTGGTAATTTTAGGTAGCTTTTCTATAGGTATTTTGGTTGGTGTTTTAATGTCTATTAAATTTAAAAATGATAGAACAAACTCTTATTAA
- a CDS encoding RNA polymerase sigma factor has protein sequence MKLTSYKKLSDDEIIKIICESNNSLVFGVLYDRYSLIIYNKCLGFTKDKDDAKDLTQEIFIKLFFKLKDYQSQSKFKAWLYVFVYNTCINYVNRDKHHNQLKSKAPIYELDDLQEEEVSDSSIFELKVEALDKLLMLISPEDKTILLLKYQDELTINDLSRLYNVGESAIKMRLQRAKEKLVQLKNINN, from the coding sequence ATGAAGCTTACGTCGTATAAAAAATTATCCGATGATGAAATTATTAAAATTATATGCGAATCTAACAACTCTTTAGTTTTTGGTGTTCTTTATGATAGATATTCTCTAATCATTTACAATAAATGTTTAGGGTTTACAAAAGACAAGGATGATGCTAAAGATTTAACGCAAGAAATTTTTATAAAACTTTTTTTTAAACTAAAAGATTATCAGTCCCAATCTAAGTTTAAAGCATGGTTATATGTCTTTGTTTATAATACATGTATCAACTATGTTAATAGAGATAAACATCATAATCAATTAAAGTCTAAAGCCCCAATTTATGAATTAGACGATCTCCAAGAGGAGGAGGTTAGTGATTCAAGTATTTTTGAGTTAAAAGTAGAAGCGTTAGATAAGTTACTTATGCTAATAAGTCCGGAGGATAAAACGATATTATTGCTAAAATATCAAGATGAACTGACAATTAATGATCTCTCTAGGTTATACAATGTTGGGGAAAGTGCAATTAAAATGAGACTACAGAGAGCAAAAGAAAAATTAGTGCAATTAAAGAACATAAATAATTGA
- a CDS encoding mechanosensitive ion channel family protein: MEKFNAWKEISINSFNNLFEVITELLPNIIGAILILFVGWLTNKVIAFFLKKVLKLIKIDALSDRINQKGVLGREIRNLDVSKIILLFIKCTLFLITITLAFEILELQTISSVISDLLLYLPKLFGAIVLFILGLYIANFIKSSLNKVFESFDIMGGNIIGDFVFYIIVTIVTIAAINQAGIDTSIISNNLTVILFIVLTSIGLSLALGSKEVISQLMKAFYVRKKYNIGQKIKVKNYTGYIESIDGISLTLNTEPNKVVFPISEIVTNDIEVLD; the protein is encoded by the coding sequence ATGGAGAAGTTTAATGCTTGGAAAGAAATATCAATAAATTCTTTTAATAATTTATTTGAGGTGATAACCGAATTATTACCAAATATTATTGGTGCAATTTTAATACTTTTTGTAGGGTGGTTAACAAATAAGGTAATAGCTTTCTTTTTAAAGAAAGTTTTAAAATTGATTAAAATTGATGCTTTATCTGATAGAATTAATCAAAAAGGAGTTTTAGGTAGGGAAATTAGAAATTTAGATGTTTCAAAAATAATACTACTTTTTATTAAGTGTACACTTTTTTTGATAACGATAACTTTAGCTTTTGAAATTTTAGAACTTCAAACAATTTCTTCTGTAATTAGTGATTTACTTTTATACTTGCCAAAGTTATTCGGAGCAATTGTGTTGTTTATTTTAGGTCTATATATTGCTAACTTTATTAAAAGCTCTTTAAATAAAGTCTTTGAATCTTTTGATATTATGGGAGGTAATATTATTGGTGATTTTGTTTTTTATATAATTGTTACTATTGTTACCATTGCTGCAATTAACCAAGCCGGTATAGATACTAGTATTATATCTAACAATTTAACCGTTATTCTTTTTATCGTGTTAACTTCTATTGGTTTATCTCTTGCTTTGGGGTCTAAGGAAGTAATTAGTCAATTAATGAAAGCCTTTTATGTAAGAAAGAAATATAATATTGGGCAAAAGATAAAAGTAAAAAATTACACGGGTTATATAGAGTCTATAGATGGTATTTCTCTTACATTAAATACAGAACCTAATAAGGTTGTTTTTCCTATTTCAGAAATTGTTACAAATGATATTGAAGTATTAGATTAA